A single region of the Pseudomonas marginalis genome encodes:
- the gspJ gene encoding type II secretion system minor pseudopilin GspJ → MKTDQHGFTLIEVMVAIMLMAIVSLIAWRGLDSVSRADSHLQASTEQTEALLRTLNQLDRDLALRASVELRTPALNDDEQPDGLAAISVRSSDQHDFQLNVIRNAALPENGLQRVRWWLEGDTLYRATSAASDRYPLPAPKKAVAVLSGVSDLQVRIWEPGQGWRQLAGNRKADPIGLEISLTRQTPQGEERYRQVVGPLQ, encoded by the coding sequence ATGAAAACAGACCAGCACGGTTTTACCCTCATTGAAGTCATGGTGGCGATCATGCTGATGGCCATTGTCAGCCTGATTGCCTGGCGCGGCCTCGACAGCGTGAGCCGTGCCGACAGCCATCTGCAGGCCAGCACCGAGCAAACCGAAGCGTTGTTGCGCACACTCAACCAGCTGGACCGCGACCTGGCCCTGCGCGCCAGCGTTGAACTGAGAACGCCAGCCTTGAACGATGACGAACAGCCCGACGGGCTCGCCGCAATCAGCGTTCGCAGCTCCGACCAGCATGATTTTCAACTGAACGTGATTCGTAACGCAGCCCTTCCCGAAAACGGTCTGCAACGGGTGCGCTGGTGGCTGGAGGGTGACACGCTGTACCGCGCCACATCCGCAGCCAGTGATCGATATCCGTTGCCTGCGCCCAAAAAAGCAGTGGCCGTCTTATCCGGTGTCAGCGACCTGCAAGTGCGCATCTGGGAACCGGGCCAAGGCTGGCGTCAGCTGGCCGGCAACCGTAAAGCCGATCCCATCGGCCTGGAAATCAGCCTGACCCGCCAGACGCCGCAGGGGGAAGAACGCTATCGGCAAGTGGTGGGGCCGCTGCAATAA
- the gspH gene encoding type II secretion system minor pseudopilin GspH: MTKANQQGFTLIELMVVLVIIGIASAAISLSIKPDPLQLLRKDANRVVQMLQIAQAEARADGRPITWRADNKGFRFSRRNAPGEGWDHFMSDPQLRPRAWETPSMSVRVTPRQPVVLNAEWFASPLQLQLSDGQHRLTLHRTATGQIRVANQP, from the coding sequence TGACCAAGGCCAATCAGCAAGGCTTCACCCTGATCGAGTTGATGGTGGTCCTGGTGATCATCGGCATCGCCTCAGCGGCGATCAGCCTGAGCATCAAACCCGACCCGTTGCAATTGCTGCGCAAGGACGCCAACCGCGTGGTCCAGATGCTGCAGATCGCCCAGGCCGAAGCCCGGGCCGACGGCCGCCCCATCACGTGGCGGGCCGACAATAAAGGGTTTCGCTTCAGTCGGCGCAACGCGCCCGGCGAGGGTTGGGATCACTTCATGAGCGACCCGCAACTGCGTCCCCGTGCCTGGGAAACACCCTCGATGAGCGTACGTGTAACCCCCAGGCAACCGGTGGTACTGAATGCCGAATGGTTTGCCTCGCCCTTGCAACTGCAGCTCTCGGATGGCCAGCACCGCCTCACCCTTCACCGCACGGCGACAGGACAAATACGCGTGGCGAACCAACCATGA